CATTTTCCAAGGAAGCAATCATCACATCAATTTTATTATTATCCTCACTAATGTGCGAGCGAGCGTCTTCTATAATTCGATCATCGAGACCGATTCTTCTAGAGATTTCAAATGCATTACTTCGACCTGGGACACCAATCAATAAGCGATAAGTTGGTCGTAAAGTTTCCACATCGAATTCCACACTCGCATTCATAACACCTTCTCGATTATAGGCGTAAGCTTTCAATTCACTATAGTGGGTAGTTGCCACAATCTTTGATCCCCGTGCATTTACGTAATCGAGAATAGAAATGGCTAATGCGGCACCTTCAGTTGGATCCGTTCCTGCACCTAACTCATCGAACAAGACGAGAGACTTGAAATTGACCTGATCGAGAATGTTAACGATGTTTGTCATATGGGAGGAGAAGGTACTTAGATTCTGTTCTATAGATTGTTCATCACCAATATCGGCATAGATCGATTCAAAAACCGTCACTTCCGATTCTTCTTCAACTGGGATTTGTAGACCTGATTGGGCCATTAAAGAAAGAAGTCCAATTGTTTTTAACGTAACGGTCTTACCACCCGTGTTTGGACCTGTTATGACTAGAGAGTTATATTCCCCACCTAATTCCACATCGATCGGTACAACTTCATCTAATGGAATCATCGGATGACGCGCACGCTTCAATTTCATATATTGCTGATCATTGATTTTCGGTTTAACAGCTTTAATAGAATGGCCATAGCGTGCTTTTGCAAAAATAAAATCAATTTCGGATAAAACTGTTACATTATGACTTAAAAAGCTAGAAACTTCTGCAACAAGGTCGCTTAACGATTTAAGGATTCTTTGTATTTCTTGGTGTTCTTTACTTTTGGCTTCTTTTAATTGGTTATTGATTGTCACAACAGCTTGAGGCTCTATAAATAACGTCGCGCCTGAAGCGGATTGGTCATGAACCATACCTCCAAATGCTGAACGATATTCCTGTTTAACGGGAATGACATATCGGTCATTTCTGATGGTGACAATCGTGTCTGAGAGCATTTTTTGTGTTTTCGATGATCGGATGATTGATTCTAGCTTCTCCCGAATTCGTGATTCATAGCTTCGTAATTGTTGTCTGATCGTTCGGAGCGCTGGACTAGCTGTATCCATCACATGTCCTTGGTCATCAATACACTCTTTTATTTTCTGTTCTACTTCAATTAGAGGATCAATTTGGTCTATGAAATCAGATAAGATTGGCAAATCTACCTCATCTTCCAACATGCCTTCTATAAATCTCTTGAACCTTCTTCCTCCATAAATGGTAGTACCAATGTCCACTAATTCTTCAGGACTTAAAATACCGCCAATCTCTGTACGTTTAATAGAAGCACGAATGTCACGTATTCCACCTAACGGCACATTGCCCTTCAACCTTAATACTTGAGCCCCTTCATCAGTACTATTTTGCTGATGTGTAACATCCTCATAATTCGTCCAGGGTGTTAGATGATTAACCTTTTCTTTACCTAATGAGGATGAAACATGCTCACTTAATTGATGCTTAATCTTTGTATATTCTAGTACTCTTAAAATACGGTCATTCACGGAAAAGCCTCCTGTTACGTTTCACTTTACTTATGTCGGTTCAAAAAAGCACGAAACTCATTAAGCGTATAGGTATTTAAAACGTTCTCCTTACGTAAGAGAGCCGCTTGACCAACATTCACACCGATGTCCATGTGATCAAGTGTTTCATGAACATGCGCATCCGTATTAATAGCGACCTTAACACCTTTATCTTGTGCTTTCGCTAACCATTCTGGAGCAAGATCCAATCGATTTGGATTTGCGTTCAGCTCTAATGCTGTATTTGTCTTAGCTGCAAGATCAATTAGCGCATTCACATCTACTGCATATCCATCTCTCCGTCCGATAATTCGACCAGTAGGGTGTGCAATTAAGTCCACATGTGGATTATTCAGTGCCGTTTCAAGCCGTTTCATAATGGTATCTTCATTTTGAGAAAATGCAGAATGAATCGAAGCAATGACAAAATCAAGTTTTTCCAGTAGTCCATCATCGTAATCTAACGTACCATCTGGCAAAATATCCATTTCTATTCCTGAGAAAATAGTAAAGTCATCGTACTTCTCATTCACCCTGCGGATTTCTTCCTGTTGTTTTAAGATTCGTTCTGGCGTGAGTCCATTAGCAACAACAAGGTATTGGGAGTGGTCCGTTATGACGATATGGCTATACCCCTGATTCCTAGCAGCTTCTGCCATCTCCTCAATTGAGTTCGCTCCATCACTCCAAGTCGTATGCATATGCAAATCACTTTTGATATCTTTCCGTTCTAAATAAGGAACAGAATCTTGAAAGATTTCCAGTTCACTTTTTCCTTGTCTTATTTGTGGAGGAATATAAGTTAAACCAAAGTGACGAAAGAAATCCTCTTCTGTCTTAAATCTAGTAATTTCGCCAGTTTCTGCATCCTCAACACCGTATTCACTAATTTTCTCAGATCGCGACTTAGCTAATTGTCTCATTTTCACATTATGATCCTTTGAACCTGTGAAATGGTGCAGGGTTGTAGCGAATTCTTCTGGTTTAACGAGACGAAAATCCACTGAAATATCGTAATCATACGTGACAACAACGGATACCTTCGTAGATCCAGAAGCGATCACATTCGTAACATTTTCAAGGTCCTCGAGTAATGGTACAACTTGTTCAGGTGTTTGAGTACCGATAATAAAATCAATATCCTTAATCGTCTCACTATACCTGCGGATACTACCCGCTCGAGAATAACGTTCTACATCCTTCATTTGTTCTAGTTGCTCTTCAATCCGCTCTGTGATCGGAAGCATCATAGCAATTGGAAGTCTCTCAGGTCTTTTACCATAGTCTTCTATCGCTTCAAGAATCTTCTCTTCCGTTTTCTTACCGAATCCCGACATCGCCTGTACTTTGTTCGTTTCACAGGCTTCTTTTAAAGACTGAATGTCAGTTATACCTAATTCATGATAGAGCTTTGAAATTTTCTTTCCACCAAGTCCTGGTAGGTTCAAGAGACCTATTAAACCGTCAGGAAGCTCTTCCTTCAACTCTTCAAGCAGTGAGGATTGTCCGGTTTCTATCATCTCTTCAATGACAGATAAGGTTCCTTTACCGATGCCCTTCAAGTTAGAAATATCATCTATTTCATCAAGCGATCGGGAATCACTTTCTAATGCTTGCGCAGCCCTTCGATAAGCTGAGATTTTAAAACTATTTTCACCTTTAATTTCCATATATAAAGCAATTTGCTCCATCATTTTTATAATCAACTTTTTATTCATAGGAAACTCACCCCAAGAAATACTAGTAGCTTATATGTAAGATTTAATAACTGTGTGATCAGTGTCGCAAATTTCTTTTCATCACAACTTTTGACGCAGGTATATATCCAAAATAACAATCACTGCCTGAAACCGTCACGTCCTGTGACAACGGCAGTACTAACACGTCCTGTGTGTTGGTAATTCGCCGTTAATAAATAGACAATTTTTAGACACCCACTATAGATGTAGAAAAAGGATAAGTCTCCTTATCCCTAACTAAATCTCCGTATTAATTTCTGCAATCCAAATACTCTTTATTTTCTCAGAGAAAACGGGTGTGTGTTCTACCATTGCTTTTGCAATAAAGGAGTCTGACATTGCGGATTGAACCGTATTGATTGGAACTAATGCTGCGATGTACAAGAATAGGAAAATCACTAGATATATTTCTACAAATCCAAGTACGCCACCTAACCAACCATTGATTGTACGTAAAATCGGTAAGTCTGCAAGAAAATCGAGCATTGATCCTAGTATTTGCAAAAGAATTTTAGTTCCGAAGAAGAGCATGGCAAATGCAATCGCACGGTAGTATGCATCTTCAAGAAATCCAGCGTTCATAAATATGGCTAAACTACTTCCTTCAGAAACTGTTGGGTACGGAACCCATAGTCTTAGTTTGGGGGCCAATTCATCAAAATAGAGATATGCAATAACAAATGCAGCGATGAACCCTGTTAAATGGACAAGTTGAAGGACAAGTCCTCTTCTCAGTCCTACAAAGAATCCAACAATTAATACCCCAATTAAAATTAAATCGATCATCCTTTTATTCCTCTTTCTTTCCCTCTAATTGTCTGACTCGTTCTTGCAGTTTCAGATAATCATTGGTGATATTTACAGCAGTCAATACTGCAAGCTGTTTCGTATCCAAATTGTTGTTTTGATGACGAATTTCTCTCATTCTTTTATCGACAATATTCGCTACTTTATTTACGTGTCCAGCACCTTCTTCACCTATTACAGTGTATTGCTGGCCAAATATATGTACGGTTGTTCTGTTATCGTTAGACACCCAAAAGCCTCCTAACTCGTAAATGACTACTCATTATCTTAACATGAACCGATAAGAATGGGAATAATGAGACCTTTGTTTTATTACATTATTTGACAACCTTTTTGTTGTTTATTCTAGTTTACTTAATATGTAAATCTGATTTCAAGTATATTTCTATTCGCGAAAGTCTTAACTGCTCCGTTATAATGGTTATAGACAAATATTTATTAAAGAAACGAAGGTGAACGAGAGATGGCAAATGCTGTATTGAAACTTAGCAATGAAGAAATTGAAAAGATAAAAAAATCCTATCAAGCATACATACAATCTAACGTTCCGCAAGGTGGACTATTCGTAGCCAAATTAACTGGCTGTACGGTAACTGCATATAAGTCCGGAAAGATATTATTTCAAGGCCCAGCTGCTGAACAAGAATCATCTCGTTGGTCTTCTGAACAAAATATCGTACCGAAAAAAAATAAGGACGCTAAGAAGCGAAAACAGCATGCTTTTCTCCCCCCTGATCATGTATCATCGATGTCCATCATTGGTTCAGACGAAGTAGGGACTGGTGATTTCTTCGGACCAATCACTGTAGTAGCTGCATTTGTTTCTAAAGCGCAAATTCCACTCGTAAAAGAGCTTGGTGTCAAGGACTCTAAGTTAATGAAAGATCCACAAATTATCGAGATTGCAAAAAGCTTAATACAAACGATCCCTTATAGCTTGATGGTTCTGCCTAATCCAAAGTACAACGCTCTTCAAGCTAAAGGGATGACCCAAGGCAAAATGAAAGCGATGCTCCATCAGCAAGCGATTGAAAAAGTGCTCGCTAAGCTTTCTAACGTAAATGAAGCAGAAGGTGTATTGATCGATCAATTTTGTGAACCTGAAATATTTTTCAGGCATACCGGCAGC
This Pseudalkalibacillus berkeleyi DNA region includes the following protein-coding sequences:
- a CDS encoding endonuclease MutS2 — its product is MNDRILRVLEYTKIKHQLSEHVSSSLGKEKVNHLTPWTNYEDVTHQQNSTDEGAQVLRLKGNVPLGGIRDIRASIKRTEIGGILSPEELVDIGTTIYGGRRFKRFIEGMLEDEVDLPILSDFIDQIDPLIEVEQKIKECIDDQGHVMDTASPALRTIRQQLRSYESRIREKLESIIRSSKTQKMLSDTIVTIRNDRYVIPVKQEYRSAFGGMVHDQSASGATLFIEPQAVVTINNQLKEAKSKEHQEIQRILKSLSDLVAEVSSFLSHNVTVLSEIDFIFAKARYGHSIKAVKPKINDQQYMKLKRARHPMIPLDEVVPIDVELGGEYNSLVITGPNTGGKTVTLKTIGLLSLMAQSGLQIPVEEESEVTVFESIYADIGDEQSIEQNLSTFSSHMTNIVNILDQVNFKSLVLFDELGAGTDPTEGAALAISILDYVNARGSKIVATTHYSELKAYAYNREGVMNASVEFDVETLRPTYRLLIGVPGRSNAFEISRRIGLDDRIIEDARSHISEDNNKIDVMIASLENAQKQAEQERSEANDINREAQQLKQDLERKMQEFDQYKDKLYEKAENEAKKSVENARAEADEILKELRAYQKDHGNVKEHKLIEAQKRLDEATPNKSKSFKKKTSKQAKVPENLKPGEEVKVLTVNQKGHIVDKVGPNEYQVQVGIMKMTVKANELEQVKQEKKPETKPVVRVEGSSVRKPELDLRGERYDNALRAVDKFLDESLLAGYPQVSIIHGKGTGALRNGVQSFLKEHPNVKSTRFGSAGEGGSGVTIVGLK
- the polX gene encoding DNA polymerase/3'-5' exonuclease PolX, with protein sequence MNKKLIIKMMEQIALYMEIKGENSFKISAYRRAAQALESDSRSLDEIDDISNLKGIGKGTLSVIEEMIETGQSSLLEELKEELPDGLIGLLNLPGLGGKKISKLYHELGITDIQSLKEACETNKVQAMSGFGKKTEEKILEAIEDYGKRPERLPIAMMLPITERIEEQLEQMKDVERYSRAGSIRRYSETIKDIDFIIGTQTPEQVVPLLEDLENVTNVIASGSTKVSVVVTYDYDISVDFRLVKPEEFATTLHHFTGSKDHNVKMRQLAKSRSEKISEYGVEDAETGEITRFKTEEDFFRHFGLTYIPPQIRQGKSELEIFQDSVPYLERKDIKSDLHMHTTWSDGANSIEEMAEAARNQGYSHIVITDHSQYLVVANGLTPERILKQQEEIRRVNEKYDDFTIFSGIEMDILPDGTLDYDDGLLEKLDFVIASIHSAFSQNEDTIMKRLETALNNPHVDLIAHPTGRIIGRRDGYAVDVNALIDLAAKTNTALELNANPNRLDLAPEWLAKAQDKGVKVAINTDAHVHETLDHMDIGVNVGQAALLRKENVLNTYTLNEFRAFLNRHK
- a CDS encoding CvpA family protein, with the protein product MIDLILIGVLIVGFFVGLRRGLVLQLVHLTGFIAAFVIAYLYFDELAPKLRLWVPYPTVSEGSSLAIFMNAGFLEDAYYRAIAFAMLFFGTKILLQILGSMLDFLADLPILRTINGWLGGVLGFVEIYLVIFLFLYIAALVPINTVQSAMSDSFIAKAMVEHTPVFSEKIKSIWIAEINTEI
- the zapA gene encoding cell division protein ZapA is translated as MSNDNRTTVHIFGQQYTVIGEEGAGHVNKVANIVDKRMREIRHQNNNLDTKQLAVLTAVNITNDYLKLQERVRQLEGKKEE
- the rnhC gene encoding ribonuclease HIII, encoding MANAVLKLSNEEIEKIKKSYQAYIQSNVPQGGLFVAKLTGCTVTAYKSGKILFQGPAAEQESSRWSSEQNIVPKKNKDAKKRKQHAFLPPDHVSSMSIIGSDEVGTGDFFGPITVVAAFVSKAQIPLVKELGVKDSKLMKDPQIIEIAKSLIQTIPYSLMVLPNPKYNALQAKGMTQGKMKAMLHQQAIEKVLAKLSNVNEAEGVLIDQFCEPEIFFRHTGSKPSTKPPFYFDTKAEEIHLSVAAASIIARYAFLKKMDEISEQAGMTIPKGAGPIVDQAAAKIIMKHDLAFLNSLSKSHFANTQKAMKLVNQKRKG